The Flavobacterium jumunjinense genome includes a region encoding these proteins:
- a CDS encoding ATP-binding protein has protein sequence MEAKTNITVLHEELNWLEKVIQQVICSYLLQEGHENDWHTIPLPDVTAENAPYATLVNEWQLNRYERLALALSLAPHLRPEILDIFFGKNAIYDRGFTEFGGVIDKGHSGFIPTGQTLAFLITATHQELRNEVLNIFSKENKLIKEDVLQLADTDNFIPKLNGILSLHHNWYHYFVTNEKISIAQSASFPAQKITSNLNWEDVVLDTIVMEQVNEILIWLEHGNTLLNEWGLDRKIKPGYRALFYGPPGTGKSLTATLLGKATNKEVYRIDLSMIVSKYIGETEKNLSKVFDIARDKEWILFFDEADALFGKRTAANSSNDRHANQQTAHLLQLIEDFPGVVILASNLRANMDEAFTRRFQAIIHFNMPSPDERYQLWQNAFSGTCTLAEEIDVYQIAEDYELAGGSIINVLRYCALSAIGRNDSVVSKQEILKGIKREFSKENKTILLKN, from the coding sequence ATGGAAGCTAAAACAAACATAACTGTTCTTCACGAAGAATTGAATTGGCTTGAAAAAGTAATTCAACAAGTAATTTGTAGCTATTTATTGCAAGAAGGACATGAAAACGATTGGCATACTATTCCGTTACCCGATGTAACAGCAGAAAATGCACCCTATGCTACATTGGTAAACGAATGGCAACTCAATCGCTATGAACGTTTAGCGCTTGCACTTTCTTTGGCACCACATCTCAGACCCGAAATCTTAGACATTTTCTTTGGCAAAAATGCAATATATGACAGAGGATTTACCGAGTTTGGAGGTGTTATTGATAAAGGTCATAGCGGGTTCATTCCCACAGGACAAACATTAGCTTTCCTTATTACAGCCACTCATCAAGAACTAAGAAATGAAGTGCTTAACATTTTTAGTAAAGAAAACAAACTCATTAAAGAAGATGTACTACAATTAGCCGATACCGACAATTTTATCCCAAAATTAAACGGAATCCTTAGTTTGCATCACAATTGGTATCATTATTTCGTTACCAATGAAAAAATCAGTATTGCACAAAGCGCTTCCTTCCCTGCTCAAAAAATAACGAGTAACCTAAACTGGGAAGATGTTGTGCTAGATACTATTGTTATGGAGCAAGTCAATGAAATACTAATTTGGTTAGAACATGGAAATACTTTGTTAAACGAATGGGGTTTAGATCGTAAAATCAAACCAGGTTATCGTGCTTTGTTTTATGGTCCTCCTGGTACTGGAAAATCATTAACGGCTACCCTACTTGGAAAAGCAACAAACAAGGAAGTATATCGAATTGATTTATCTATGATTGTGTCTAAATACATAGGAGAAACCGAGAAAAATTTATCTAAAGTATTTGATATTGCTCGAGACAAAGAATGGATTTTGTTTTTTGATGAAGCCGATGCCTTATTTGGCAAACGAACTGCTGCCAATTCTTCTAATGACCGACATGCCAACCAGCAAACCGCACATTTATTGCAACTTATTGAAGATTTCCCTGGTGTGGTTATTCTGGCTTCCAATTTAAGAGCCAATATGGACGAAGCTTTTACACGTAGATTTCAAGCGATTATCCATTTCAATATGCCTTCTCCTGATGAACGTTATCAATTGTGGCAAAATGCTTTTTCTGGCACTTGCACATTAGCAGAAGAAATTGATGTTTACCAAATAGCAGAAGACTATGAATTAGCAGGTGGTTCCATTATTAATGTATTGCGATATTGTGCATTATCAGCCATTGGCAGGAATGATTCTGTTGTATCAAAACAAGAAATATTAAAAGGGATAAAACGAGAATTTAGCAAAGAAAACAAAACCATACTCCTAAAAAATTAA